In [Mycobacterium] stephanolepidis, the genomic window GCGAGAAGAAGAACCAGCCAAACCATGAGAGATACCTCCACATTTCAGTGAGGCCGTCCCCTGGTGAAGAATTACCGGGCCGTCCCGGTCATTCCCATTCTCTCACATGTCAATCGCGAAGCTGGCGACCAGCTTTGTCGGTAACCCTGCCGCCGAAGATCAGGACCGCATCGACGACCGCCCAGATGACAGCGACGATTCCGAACGTCACCAGGCCGATCAGCAGCTGAATGACGCCGAGCAGCGTCTGGCCCAGATATATCCGCCCGAAGCCGAGAAATCCGACCAGGCCCAAAAGTTGCAGCAGGCCGGCGATCAGCTTCGACTTATCTGAGTATGGCGCCCCAGTGCCCGGATCGCGCCCGTACGGGGCGGCAGGGTCCACATAGGGGGGCGGATAAGGGATGCCAGGCGATGGCGGCACCGGCGGAGGTGTTCCGAAAGGAGGCGGCGTGCTCTCGGTCATTTCTCCACAATGCCAGAGTTCTCACCGATCTCGTCGGCCGATTCCTCGGCGGGGTCATCCAACGGGTCTTTCGTGACGTCTTCTTCCCCAGCTGGTACCACCTCAGCTGAGTCCTCAGTGCCCGCCGACTCCTGCGCGACGGCCTCGCCCTCGTCGGTCTGCGCCGCAGTGCCGCCCAGGGTCGCCGGATCCTCACGGCCCTTGGGGGCCAGCAGGATGTAGGCGATCGCACCGAGGAACACCAGTGTCGAGGTGAAGGAGTTGACGCGAATTCCACCGAACTGTGTGGCGGGGTCCACGCGCATCAACTCGACCCAGAAGCGTCCCACGCAGTACGCCGCGACATACATCGCGAACAGACGTCCGTGCCCGATCTTGAAGCGCCGATCGACGAAGATCAGCAGCGCGAAAACAAGGACATTCCACAACAATTCGTAGAGAAAGGTCGGGTGGACAACCTGGGCGACCTCTCCGGTGGACACACCGTTGAGATTGAGGACGTCCACCGTGCCGTCGGCCGAGCGGCGATAGAACAGCTCCAGTCCCCACGGCAGCGTGGTGGGGCCACCGGTGAGTTCCTGATTGAAGTAGTTGCCCAACCGGCCGATCGCCTGGGCCAGCACGATGCCGGGAGCGATCGCGTCGCCGAAGGCCGGCAAGGAAATTCCTCGACGGCGGCAGGCGATCCAAGCGCCGACACCGCCGAGGGCGACGGCGCCCCAGATACCGAGGCCGCCTTCCCAGACCGCGATCGCCTTGCCCAGGCCCTTACCGTGCGGGCCGAAGTAGGTCTGCCAGTCGGTCATGACGTGATAGAGACGTCCACCGACCAGTCCGAACGGCACCGCCCACAAAGCGATGTCGTAGATGACACCGCGCTCGCCGCCGCGCTGCTCCCATCGACGATCTCCGATGACCAGCGCGACGATAATGCCCGCGATGATGCACAGTGCGTAGGCGCGGATCGGGATGGGTCCCAGATGCCAGACCCCTTGGGGCGGGCTGGGGATGTATGCCAGATTCACGACTGTCACAGTGTTGTCCCTGTTTTTCCTGTCATCCCTGGGCTCAGGTCCTTCGGACTCCGGTAGCCAACTCTTCAGTCAGGGTACGCACGGCGGTTGCACCTTGCGGGGCGGCCGCCACCAACGCCGAGCCCACGATGACGCCGTCGGCATACGCGGCGATCTCGGCCGCCTGGGCACCGGAACGCACGCCAAGACCGACCCCCACCGGGATATCGGAGACCTCGCGAACCCTGCCCACCAGCGTGGGAGCGGCATTCGACACCGCATCACGGGCACCGGTGACACCCATGGTGGAGGCCGCGTAGACGAATCCCCGGCATGCGCCGATCGTCTTCTCGAGTCTTTCCGGCGTCGACGAGGGTGCGACCAGGAAGATGCGGTCCAGGTCATGAGCATCGGAGGCCGCGATCCAGTCTTCGGACTCATCGGGGATCAGATCGGGTGTGATGATTCCGAGGCCTCCCGCTGCGGCGAGGTCGCGCGAGAACGCCTCAACTCCGTACCGCAGCACCGGATTCCAGTACGACATCACGACGGCATGGCCGCCGGCATCGGTGATGGCGCGGACCGTGGTGAAGACGTCGGCTACCCGAACACCGTTGGTGAGCGCGGTTTCCGCGGCGGCGGCGATCATCGGGCCGTCCATCATCGGATCCGAGTAGGCGATTCCGACCTCGATGATGTCGCATCCGCCCTGCACCAGGGTGGTCATGAGTTCGATCGAGGTGCCCAGGTCCGGATAGCCGTTGGGCAGATACCCGATGAGTGCGGCACGCCCCTCGGCACGGCACTTGTCGAAGACCTCGGTCAGGCGGCCCGACTGCGTCATGCCCCGGCCCCATTCTGGTCCGCGTCGTTCTTGTCCAAGAGCTCGAACCACTTGGCCGCGGTCTCGACGTCCTTGTCCCCGCGCCCGGACAGGTTGACCACGATCACCGCGCCTTCGCCCAACTCGGCTCCGAGCTTGAGTGCGCCCGCGACGGCGTGTGCCGATTCGATGGCAGGGATGATGCCCTCGGCGCGAGAAAGCAGTAAGAAGGCATCCATGGCCTCGCTGTCGGTCACCGGGCGATAGTCGGCACGCCCGGTCTCACGCAGCCAGGCATGTTCGGGACCCACCCCGGGGTAATCCAAACCCGCTGAGATCGAATGGGATTCGATGGTTTGACCATCCTCGTCCTGCAACAGATACGAGTAGGAGCCCTGGAAGGCTCCGGGGGTGCCGCCGGTGAATGTGGCGGCATGCCTTCCGGTTTCGACACCGTCACCGGCGGCCTCATATCCGACAAGCCGGACCGCCGGGTCGTCGATGAACGCGTGGAAAATGCCGATCGCATTCGAGCCACCGCCGACACAGGCCACTACCGCGTCGGGCAATCTGCCGACCTGATCGAGTACCTGCGCCCGCGCCTCCATGCCGATGATGCGCTGAAAATCGCGAACCATCACCGGGAAGGGGTGTGGGCCAGCCGCGGTACCGAAGCAGTAGTAGGTGTTGTGCGCGTTGGTCACCCAGTCGCGCATGGCGTCGTTGATCGCGTCCTTGAGGGTTTTCGACCCCGATTCCACAGCCACCACGGTCGATCCCAACAGCCGCATTCGCGCGACATTGAGTGCCTGGCGTGCAGTATCGACGGCGCCCATGTAGATGACGCACTCGAGGCCCAGAAGAGCACACGCGGTGGCGGTGGCCACTCCGTGCTGTCCCGCGCCAGTCTCCGCGATGACGCGTGTCTTGCCCATCCTCTTGGCCAGCAGGACCTGACCGAGGACGTTGTTGATCTTGTGGGAACCGGTGTGGTTCAGGTCTTCTCGCTTGAGCAGCAGACGTGCACCACCGGCGTGGGCGCTGAGGCGTTCGGCCTCGTACAGTGGCGACGGTCGGCCCACATAGTGCGTCTGCAACCGGTCGAGCTCGTCGAGGAACGAACGGTCGGACCTGACCTTCTCGTATGCGGCCGTCACTTCTTCGATGACGGCCATCAGGGCCTCGGCCACATACCGGCCGCCGTACGGACCGAAGTGCCCGCGACCATCGGGATCATGCGCGGTGGGCTCGGCGATCGCAGCGCTCATCTGCGGCAGGCCGGTGTTTTTCATATTGGATGAACCGCTTGCGGAAAGACTGGCGGGCATCGTCTAGCGAGCCGGTTTGGGGCAGGACGGATGCGTGCCCGCGGTCACCAGATCGGCGACGGCTCCGCGCGGATCGCCACTGGTAACCAGTCCCTCACCGACCAGAACGGCGTCGGCACCCGCACCGGCATACGCCAGCAGGTCGGCCGTCCCACGAATACCGGACTCGGCAATACGGATGATGCCGCTGGGCAGCCCCGGCGCGATACGCGAGAAGCAATCCCGGTCGATCTCAAGAGTTTTCAGGTCGCGGGCGTTGACGCCGATAACCGATGCGCCGGCGGACAGCGCACGATCAGCCTCTTCCTCGGTGTGCACTTCCACCAGCGCGGTCATCCCGAGCGACTCGGTGCGATCGAGCAGCGAAACAAGTGCGGTCTGTTCCAGCGCCGCAACGATCAGCAGGATCAGGTCGGCGCCATGTGCCCGCGCTTCGTGGATCTGATACGGACTGATCACAAAGTCTTTGCGCAACACAGGAACTGATACGGCAGCGCGTACCGAGTCCAGATCATCGAGGCTTCCGTGGAACCGCCGGCCCTCGGTGAGCACGCTGATAATCCGTGCTCCCCCATCCTCGTAGGCCTTGGCGAGTTCTGCGGGATCGCTGATATCGGCAAGCGCGCCACGCGACGGGCTGGCCCGCTTGACCTCGGCGATCACGGCGATTCCCGGCTCGCGCAGCGCGGCCATGACATCGAGTGGCTTGGGCGCTGCTTTGGCGGCCGCCTTCACGGTGGCCAGATCGACAACGGCTTCGCGAGCCGCGACATCAGCGCGCACGCCATCGAGGATCGAATCGAGTACGGTTCCCGAACTCATGACCTCGACGATTCCCTTCTTGCGGCGCCCCCGCGCCTACACGCTCGAACTTCACAGAAGGGTAGCCGTTCGAGGCTCACACAAGAAAACCGGGTCAGGTAGGGCCGGACGAACGCTCGGCCGGACCGACGGTGGGGTCCTGTCCGTCGTCCAAGCTGTCCCACATCACCCGCGCGCTCTGCTTCTTTTCTCCCAGATCCGCACTCTCAGAGCGTCGCGCAGCCGGGGTCTGGTATTTCGTGTCCGCGACGCCCCGTGCGGCCCGCAGGAGCGTAATGGCGGCCAGCACGACCACCACCGCGGCCACCACGGCGGTTGTGGCTCCGCCGGAGAGCCGGTCGGCCCCGATCAGTGTGGATACCGGGACGTTTTTGACGTCTGCGGCACGCGGCCCGACATCACGAACGGCCCAGAGGCTGATCCCCAGATACGCCGCGCCGGCGCCGATCACCGCGACGAGGACCGCCAAGATCCGCAGGGCCAATCCGCGGATGGCCAGCGTGGCGATCGCCGCAGCGACCAGGGCGACCGCCAGCGGGACCAGGGCCGCCGACCAGTCGGCGCCGGAGACCAGAATCGTTCGCGGCTCCCCCAAACCGTCGAAGGAACGCAGGCGCACCCAGGTGAACTTTGAGGCGCCCCACAGCCCACCCGCTGCGATCAGGAGCAATCCGGCGCCGGTGGCCAGCCGCTTGCGGCCCGAACGCGGCTGAGCCGGATCAGACATCCGCGGCGCCCGTGAGGGTTTCGGCCGCGGCGATCGCATTGAGCACCGCGGTGGCCTTGTTCCTGGCCTCGTTGTACTCGTACTCACCCGTGGAGTCGGCCACCACGCCCCCACCGGCCTGCACGTAGGCACGCCCGTCTTTGAACAGCGCGGTTCGGATCGCGATGGCGAAATCGGCGTTTCCGGCGAAGTCCAGGTATCCCAGCACTCCCCCGTACAGCCCGCGGCGAGTCAGCTCGACTTCCTCGATGAGTTCCATGGCGCGCACCTTCGGCGCCCCCGACAGCGTTCCCGCGGGGAAACATGCGGTGATGGCGTCCAATGCCGTCTTGCCGTCCGCCAGCGATCCAGACACCGTTGAGACCAGGTGCATCACGTGGCTGTAGCGCTCGATATGGCTGTAATCGCTGACCCGCACCGTGCCCGGCGTACACACGCGTCCG contains:
- the trpC gene encoding indole-3-glycerol phosphate synthase TrpC; this translates as MSSGTVLDSILDGVRADVAAREAVVDLATVKAAAKAAPKPLDVMAALREPGIAVIAEVKRASPSRGALADISDPAELAKAYEDGGARIISVLTEGRRFHGSLDDLDSVRAAVSVPVLRKDFVISPYQIHEARAHGADLILLIVAALEQTALVSLLDRTESLGMTALVEVHTEEEADRALSAGASVIGVNARDLKTLEIDRDCFSRIAPGLPSGIIRIAESGIRGTADLLAYAGAGADAVLVGEGLVTSGDPRGAVADLVTAGTHPSCPKPAR
- a CDS encoding TIGR02234 family membrane protein; protein product: MSDPAQPRSGRKRLATGAGLLLIAAGGLWGASKFTWVRLRSFDGLGEPRTILVSGADWSAALVPLAVALVAAAIATLAIRGLALRILAVLVAVIGAGAAYLGISLWAVRDVGPRAADVKNVPVSTLIGADRLSGGATTAVVAAVVVVLAAITLLRAARGVADTKYQTPAARRSESADLGEKKQSARVMWDSLDDGQDPTVGPAERSSGPT
- the trpB gene encoding tryptophan synthase subunit beta; protein product: MKNTGLPQMSAAIAEPTAHDPDGRGHFGPYGGRYVAEALMAVIEEVTAAYEKVRSDRSFLDELDRLQTHYVGRPSPLYEAERLSAHAGGARLLLKREDLNHTGSHKINNVLGQVLLAKRMGKTRVIAETGAGQHGVATATACALLGLECVIYMGAVDTARQALNVARMRLLGSTVVAVESGSKTLKDAINDAMRDWVTNAHNTYYCFGTAAGPHPFPVMVRDFQRIIGMEARAQVLDQVGRLPDAVVACVGGGSNAIGIFHAFIDDPAVRLVGYEAAGDGVETGRHAATFTGGTPGAFQGSYSYLLQDEDGQTIESHSISAGLDYPGVGPEHAWLRETGRADYRPVTDSEAMDAFLLLSRAEGIIPAIESAHAVAGALKLGAELGEGAVIVVNLSGRGDKDVETAAKWFELLDKNDADQNGAGA
- the lgt gene encoding prolipoprotein diacylglyceryl transferase — encoded protein: MTVVNLAYIPSPPQGVWHLGPIPIRAYALCIIAGIIVALVIGDRRWEQRGGERGVIYDIALWAVPFGLVGGRLYHVMTDWQTYFGPHGKGLGKAIAVWEGGLGIWGAVALGGVGAWIACRRRGISLPAFGDAIAPGIVLAQAIGRLGNYFNQELTGGPTTLPWGLELFYRRSADGTVDVLNLNGVSTGEVAQVVHPTFLYELLWNVLVFALLIFVDRRFKIGHGRLFAMYVAAYCVGRFWVELMRVDPATQFGGIRVNSFTSTLVFLGAIAYILLAPKGREDPATLGGTAAQTDEGEAVAQESAGTEDSAEVVPAGEEDVTKDPLDDPAEESADEIGENSGIVEK
- the trpA gene encoding tryptophan synthase subunit alpha, with protein sequence MTQSGRLTEVFDKCRAEGRAALIGYLPNGYPDLGTSIELMTTLVQGGCDIIEVGIAYSDPMMDGPMIAAAAETALTNGVRVADVFTTVRAITDAGGHAVVMSYWNPVLRYGVEAFSRDLAAAGGLGIITPDLIPDESEDWIAASDAHDLDRIFLVAPSSTPERLEKTIGACRGFVYAASTMGVTGARDAVSNAAPTLVGRVREVSDIPVGVGLGVRSGAQAAEIAAYADGVIVGSALVAAAPQGATAVRTLTEELATGVRRT
- a CDS encoding NINE protein, with the translated sequence MTESTPPPFGTPPPVPPSPGIPYPPPYVDPAAPYGRDPGTGAPYSDKSKLIAGLLQLLGLVGFLGFGRIYLGQTLLGVIQLLIGLVTFGIVAVIWAVVDAVLIFGGRVTDKAGRQLRD